In Gottschalkia purinilytica, the genomic stretch TTCTATCCCTATAAGCTTCAATAATGCTATATCCTGCATCATCATGGCTTTTATTTCTTCATCAATCATAGCACTTCCACCATATTTAATAACTACAGTTTTGCCACGAAAAGACTGTATATATGGTATAGCTTCTATTAGTGTTTTAGCCTTATTTATATGCTTTTCCATAACCAGCCACCTTCTTTTAAAATCATAATTATAGACAATAAATAAAAGATAAAGTAATAAAATAATCTTGTAGAATTCTATTAATATATTTTTATTTTTAGGTTCTATAGTCAGCATTTATTTTTACATAATCATAGCTTAAGTCACATCCCCAAGCAGTTGCTTCTTCATTTCCTTCATCTAATAGAATATTTACTTCTATTTCTGAAGCTTTTAAAATATCTTTAGCAACCTCTTCGTCAAATTCTACAGGAACTCCGTCTCTCATTAGATCAATCTTTTTCCCATCACTAGTAAAATATATGGATGTTTTATCCAAATTAAAATCTATGCCTGTATATCCTAATGCACAAACTATTCTTCCCCAGTTGGCATCTTCTCCAAAAAAGGCTGTCTTAACAAGATTAGAATTTATAACAGACTTAGTAAGTGTTCTTGCATCTTCCTTTGTATTAGCTCCTTTTACCGTTACACTTATAAATTTCCCTGCTCCTTCTCCATCTTTAACTATTTGTTGTGAAAGACTTGTATTAACAAAGTGAAGTGCCTCTTTGAATTTAATATAATCTTCATTTTCTTTTGTAATTTTTTTATTTTCTGCAAGTCCATTTGCCATAACTATAACAGTATCATTTGTACTTGTATCTCCATCTACAGAAATCATATTATACGAATCCAATGTACTTTCTTTTAAAGCCTTATCTAGTAATTCTCTACTAATATTTACATCCGTAGTTATATATGCAAGCATAGTACCCATATTAGGATGTATCATTCCAGAACCTTTGGCTATACCACCTATCTTAACAATCTTCCCATCTATATCTAGCTCAATAGCTATTTTCTTAGGAAATGTGTCTGTAGTCATTATAGCTTCCGCTGCTAAATCACCATCTATATTTGAGTATCCTAGTTTACTATAGTTTTCTTTTATTCCATTTGTTATTTTATCTATTGGTAGTAATACTCCTATAACTCCAGTAGAAGAGACTAAGACTTCTTGTTTCTTTAAATTTAAACATTCTGCAACTACTTCTGCCATTATTTCGGTATGCTTTTTTCCAATTTCTCCAGTACAAGCATTAGCGTTTCCACTATTAACTACAACAGCCTGAACTTTTTTCTTCAGTTCTAGTATTTGTTGATCCCATAATACGGGTGCAGCTTTGACAGTATTTTTAGTAAAAACACCTACTGCATTAGCTGGTACTTCACTAAATATTAGAGCCATATCATTCTTCTTTTTCCTAACTCCTGCAAAAAATCCTGTAGCCTTAAATCCTTTAGGATTCGTAACTCCCCCTTGTATTACTTTCATTTGACTCACCTACCTGTATTTTTTATATCTATAAACTATACTGGGAATATGGATACACCGTTAATTCCAGTTGATTCATCTAATCCAAATAATATATTCATATTTTGTACAGCCTGACCAGCTGCTCCTTTAATCATATTGTCAATTGCTCCGACTACTATAATTCGTCCTGTTCTATCGTCTATTTTAAATCCTATATCGCAAAAATTAGATCCTTTAACCCACTTTGTTTCTGGTAATACATTTTCTTTTGTAAGTCTTATAAAGTATTCATCCTTATAATGCTTTTCATAAATCTTTTTAACTTCTTCATATGTAAGCTTATCTTTCAATTTTGCATATGAAGTTGTTAATATTCCTCTGTTCATAGGAATTAAATGTGGAGTAAAACTTACAAATACATTGTTATTAGCTATACAACTTAATTGTTCTTCAATTTCTGGCGTATGTCTGTGAGAAGCTATTCCATATGCTTTCATAGATTCATTACACTCTGTATAGTGTGTCCCTATATTTAAACTTCTCCCTGCTCCTGTTACTCCTGATTTTGCATCTATTATTATACTTTCTATGTCTATTATGTTTTCTTTAAAAAGTGGTGCTAACGTTAATATGCTACATGTAGGATAACATCCTGGATTAGCAATAAGTCTAGCTTTTTTTATTTTTTCTCTATTTATTTCACATAGCCCATAAACAGCTTCATCTAAAAGTTCTGATGAAAGATGACTCGTATTATACCAGTTTTCATATATTTCCCTATCACTTATTCTATAATCTGCCCCTAAGTCTATAACTTTTGTTTTTTCTAGTATTTTAGAATCTATTTCTTTACTTGCTATTCCATGTGGCAATGCCATAAATATAACATCTACCTCATTCGCAATTAATTCTACATTCTGCTCGGTACACTTCATTGGAAACACATCTCTAAAATTTTCATATATGCTATCGTATTCTTTATCTATATAACTTTGAGATGTTATAAACTTTATATCCACATTATTATGATTCTTTAAAAGTCTTACTAATTCCGTTCCAACATATCCTGTGGCTCCTATTATTCCCGCCTTTATCACTTTAAAGACCTCCCTAATTTATAGATATATAAAATAAAAACCCCTCATCTCATTTAATTAAGAGACGAAAGGTTTGTTTCGCGTTACCACTCTTATTAGAATGAATATTATGATTATAGTGTATATTTATTCATTCTCTCTCTAGCATTTTAACAGTTGTCACTGTATACCTATACTAATATTTATGCATATAATGATAAATATTTTCAAAGTATATCTTCATGGACTCTTTTCAACATAACCCGTTACTAGACTCACACCATTCTCTAGTTCGCTTAAAACTAAGGCATGTTTACTCTTCCAATCATTAGATTTCATAATTTAGTTTTTATTTAAATAAGAGTATATAAAATATTTACTATAATGTCAATACAATTATTGAATATTTATTCTAATATTTTTATATTAAAACAATAATCATCACTTATAACATTACAATTATTTTTATTTTAATAATTTAAGATTTATATTAAATTTTTACTTTTATTTTATTAGTCTAAGAAAATGTATATTTCTTTCAAAATAACCTATTTATTTTTATTGTAGATCAAAAATAAGATTTTTCATTCAGTATATTATATGTCATAGTGTTTATAATACATATTATAGAAGTAATAACCTTAGATGTTTCAGTAAATAAGTATGCTTACAACAAGGAGGTTTAAATATGAAAGATAATCCTAATGATGTAAATAATAATTCTTCTGAACTATTATATAAGATTGATGATAAACCACCCTTAGGTATATCTATTTTATTTGGATTTCAACATATAATAACTGCATTTGGTGGAATTGTAGCTGTTCCATTAGTTATCGGACAAGCACTTGGACTTTCTGTATCTGATATGGCTTTATTAGTTAGTGCTACCATTTTCACCTCAGGAATAGCTACCTTTATTCAATCTAAAGCTATCGGACCTGTAGGAGCTAAGTTACCATGTGTTATGGGAACAGATTTTACATTTGTTGCTCCTTCAATAGCTATAGGAAGTAAAATGGGATTAGGTTTATCAGGAATCTTTAGTGCAACTATAATGGGATCATTCATTGAAATAATTGCTAGTAGATTCTTCAAACCTCTAATGAAATTTTTTCCACCAGTAGTCACTGGAACAGTTGTTACTTTAATAGGAACTACCTTGCTTCCAGTTGCTATAGACTGGGCTGCAGGTGGAGTTGGTACAAAAGGATATGGAAGTTTAATAAATTTTTGTATATCTTTATTAGTATTATTAATTATTATATTCTTAAATAGATATGGAAAAGGTATGATCAGTAGCGCTTCTGTACTAATAGGTATAGTTGTAGGATACATAATTAGTTATCCTTTTGGTCTAGTTAATTTTCAAGAAGTTAAAAATGCTAGCTGGATTGCTCTACCTGGATTTCTTAAATACGGAATCAACTTTAGTCCAGAAGCATTTATTTCTTTTGCTCCAGCCTACCTAGTCGCTATAATTAGTACGGTTGGTGTATTGTTTGCCATTAGTGAAGTATCACAAAAAGAGCTAACAGATAAATCTATAGCAAATGGTATATTAGCTGATGGCGTTGGTAGTTTTTTAGCTGGCTTTTTAGGTGCGGGACCAACTACATCATTTAGTCAAAATGTTGGATTAATTCCTTTAACTAGAGTGGCCAGTAGATACGTTGTATCTATTTCTGGTATAATCTTAGTCTTACTAGGCATTTTTCCTAAATTTAGCACACTAATAGCTATTATGCCAAATCCGGTATTAGGAGGAGCGGGAATTGTTATGTTTGGTCTTGTTGCCGCCTCTGGAATTAAAACTCTAGGTAAAGTTAATTTAAATAATAGAAATCTCATAATAATAGCTGTTTCATTAGGGCTTGGTCTTGGAGTGACTGTAAAGCCTGAATATATATCAAGTTTACCATCTGTATTCCAAATGATATTTTCATCTGGAATAAGTACAGGTACAGTTTTTGCTCTATTATTAAATATCCTTTTAAAGGAAGAAGACAATGATAATGAAGTTGTAACATAGAATATAAGCTCTTATATTAAAAGTATTTCTAATGTTAAAACTAAAAAAGCAAGTTAAACATTATGTTTAACTTGCTTTTTACTATTTTTTTATTTTAAAAGAACTTTTTAAAGATACTATTCTATTAAATACAAGTTTTTCTTTAGATGTATACCTAGGGTCAACATTGAAGTAACCATGTCTAAAGAATTGGAACTTATCTTGCACCTTAGAATCTTTCATACTTGGTTCTACGAATCCATTAACAATCTCTAAAGAATTATGGTTGATATTATCTAAGAATGATTCTCCTTCATTTTCTTCATCTAATATTAAAGGCTCGTATAATCTAAATTCAGCTGGTACAGCATGTTTTGCATCTACCCAATGAATTGTACTTTTAACTTTTCTTCCTGTAAATCCTGTGCCACTTTTAGTTTCTGGATCATAAGTACAGTGAACCTCAACTATTTCTCCATTTTCATCTTTAACTACATCTGTACATTTTATAAAGTAGGCATTCTTAAGTCTTACTTCGTTTCCAGGAAATAGTCTGAAATATTTTGGAACCGGACTTTCCATAAAGTCCTCTTGCTCTATATATATTTCTCTAGAAAATGGTATTTGACGAGATCCTAATTCAGGATTATCTGCATTATTTTCAGCCTCTAGCATTTCCGTTTCACCTTCTGGATAGTTAGTTATAACTATTTTTAAAGGTCTTAATACAGCCATAGTTCTAGGAGATTTAACTTTTAGATCTTCTCTTATAAAATGTTGTAGCATTTGCTCATCTACTAAACTATTACTCTTTGAAACTCCTATTTCCCTACAAAAATTTCTAATCGATTCTGGAGTATATCCTTTTCTTCTTAATCCACTTATAGTAGGCATTCTTGGATCATCCCATCCATCTACTATCCCTTCATCAACTAGTTGTTTAAGTTTTCTTTTACTCGTTACTGTATTAGTGAGGTTAAGTCTTGCGAATTCTATTTGTCTAGGTTTGCTTTCCATTTCACATTCATTTACTACCCAATCATAAAATGGTCTTTGATCTTCAAATTCTAGAGTACATATTGAATGAGTTATCCCTTCTATAGCATCTTCTAATGGATGTGCAAAGGCATACATAGGGTATATACACCATTTATCTCCTGTATTATGATGTGAAACATGTGCTATACGATATATTACAGGGTCTCTCATATTTATGTTAGGAGATGTCATATCTATTTTAGCTCTCAAAACTTTTTCTCCATCTTTAAACTTACCTTTACACATAGCTTCAAATAGCTCTAAATTTTCTTCTATCGTTCTATCTCTATAAGGACTTTCTTTACCTGGTTCCGTTAAAGTTCCTCTATACTCTCTTATTTCTTCAGCCGTTAAGTCACAAACATATGCTTTACCCTTTTTAATAAGTAAAATAGCACGATTATACATTTCTTCAAAGTAGTCAGAAGCAAAGTATAGATTATTCCATTCAAAACCTAACCACTTTACATCTTCTTTTATAGATTCTACATACTCTGCATCTTCTTTCATAGGATTAGTATCATCAAATCTTAAGTTTGTTTTTCCATTAAATTCATTTGCTAGTTCAAAATTTAGTGTTATAGATTTAGCATGACCTATGTGTAAATATCCGTTTGGTTCTGGAGGAAAACGAGTTATTATTTCTTTATGCTTTCCAGATTCTAAGTCATTAATAACTATATTTCTAATAAAATTTGATGAGATTTGTTTCTCACTCATTTTAGCACGCACCTTTCTTTAGTAATAGAAGACTATATGTTATCAATATGTATTGTTATAATATCGGAATAAAGTCATTATCTCTTACTATAATATAATATTTTTGTTGTTTTGTCAGCTTTTATTCATCTTTATGTTAATATATCGATATAGAGTTAAAAAACTTAAGTCGTTTTTAATATTTACATACCTGCTAATATTATAATAGTAGCTAAAAACATTAATAACGATCCAATTATAAGTGTGCCTCCCAAACCTTTTAATACATCACTGTTTATTACAAACCCTGGAAATAACGTTACAATTCCAATCAAAAATGTAATTAAAATAACTAATGTAATTCCCATACGCACTCCTTTTCTAATAAAGTATCAATTATTTATATATTATAAATTTGTCCAAATATTAGAATTTAAAAACAAGGAACACTATTGTTCCTTGTTTTTAAATTCTAGTGATTTACTAATTATATCGTCTATAACTTTTTGAGACTTAGAAAAATCCATATATGGTGCATAATATTTTTCTATTTCATCGTGATTCTTCTTAGCTTTGTTTAAATTAGATATGGCTATTTTAATTAGTTGTTCATATATTCTTTTATCTTCTTTAATATCATCTTTATAATCTTTTAACTTATCTTCATCTAGATACTTATCTAAGTCTATGACTTTTTTATTATTTGCCTGAGCTACAGTACTTGTAGTAAGAGCAATATTTAAATCTTTTAAAATAACTGTTTCTATTTGTTCTGGTATAAGTGGAGTATGGAATATTTCTACATCTAACCCTCTTTTAACCGCTTCTTTACACACATTTTCTAATAGTTTAGTTCTTCCTGTTCCAAAGTCTCCTTTTATATAATATATATCTACTATATGTTGAAGTAAATTTCCCGAGTAATCAACTAATCCACTAGGAGTATATGCACTGCCAAATAGATGTCTTTCCTTTCCTATAAATTCAGTAAAATCTATATCTCCTAATATTTCATCTACTAAGCTTTGAATTTCTACACTTAATTGACCAACATTTAGTGCTTCTTCATTTTTCCAAACTATATCTTCTTGTATGATTCTAGCAGCTTTTAAGTATTTATAAGCTCTTTTATAAAATTTAGAGTTTCTAACTATTACTTTTTTTATTTCATCTTTATTTTTTACAATCTCCTCACTATTCCAAAAATCTCCTAAATTTATTATTTCATCTATTGCCCCAGGAAACTTAGGATCAGTAACATGTGGTGCTGTTCCATCCAAAACTGCTATTTTTAATTCAGGAGAAGCAATCGCATCTATAGATTCACTATCTGATGCACAATGAAAAAACTCAATATCATATTCTAGTTCTAATAATTTTTCTGCTACCTTTTTCATAATAGAAGATTTGCCTGTTCCTGGTCCTCCTTTTAATATAAAAATTCTATTTGCATCATCCCCTAGAATATAGTTAAAATAAGAATAAAATCCTTCTGATGTGTTTCCACCTGGAAACATCTTTCTTGATTTCCCAGCCATAATAACTCTCCTTTCAATTGACTTTTATTAAGTACATAAAGTGAAATATATTATTATAGTATCTAGTGTTAGTTTATTTAATCATTAATATAATTATTCCCATCTATGTATATTACAATTACATTTTAAATAAATAGTCTCATCTTTTATTTTTTATGATTAAATAATAAAATTTAAAATTTCTTAAACCTAAATCCTTTATTTCATCTTATATTTAATTGAAATTATCTCATACCATATAAATTTTTACCTTTCTTTATAAATTCTTTAAAAATTATATTTATCATAAGTATGTAAGATTACATTTATAAAATTTTTTTAAGAAGGAAGGGTTATTATGAAAGATAAAAAGTTAGAGATAGTTAACTTAACTAAGAATATAAGGAAAAGAACCATAATAAATGACATGTCTTTTGAAGTATATAAAGGAGACATCTGTGGTTTCCTAGGTCCTAATGGTTCTGGAAAAACGACTACAATTAGAATGATTATGGGACTTGTTGCTCCTACAACAGGGAGCATACTTATATCAGGAAATGATGTTTGCAAAGATCGTATAAATGCTCTCTCAAAAGTTGGTGCTATTGTAGAATCGCCTATATTTTTTCCATATATGTCTGGTAGAAAGAATCTTCAGAACTTAGCAAGACTTAATCCAGATATGAATCGTAAAGATCAACTTAATAAAGTCGAAGAATCTTTGGAGATTGTTGGATTAAAAGATAGAGGTAACGATAAAGTAAAGACTTACTCACTTGGAATGAACCAACGACTTGGTATTGCACAAGCATTATTAAACAATCCCGAAGTTATAATCTTAGACGAACCAGCTAATGGATTAGATCCTATGGGAATGAAAGAATTAAGAGAATTAATTATAAAGTTAAATAAAGAAAAAGGAATTACTTTCTTTATTTCCAGCCATCTCTTGGATGAACTTCAACAAATGTGTAATAGATTCATCATCATAAATGACGGAAAATTATTGTGGAAAGGGTCTTATGAAGAATTGTTGTCTAGAAGAGAAGACAGCAACAGACTAGAAGATGTTTTTATAGAACTCATGTCCCAAGGAGGAAATAGATAAACTATGAAATCTTTATTTATAAGTGAATTTGAGAGATTATGGACTAAAAAAAACACTTGGTTAATATTTATATCCATTCCCTTAGTATTATATGCTTCAGCTAAATACTATTTAAGTCATAATGTATTAGTAACTACAACCAGTCCAGAGTTTACTTCATTTGCTAATTTTCCTATTGCAGCTATGCAAGAACAGTTAATAACTTTTTTTAACTTAGCTGTAATTTTACTTCTAGTTCTGTCAGTAACAGAAGAATATAGAACTGGGCAAATAAGAATGATAATGATTAGACAAATATCATTTAGTAAACTATTTTTTGCAAAGTTTATTACTGTTATTATAACTATATTCTTACTTATTACCGCATACTATTTTTTTAGTATTCCAATAGGATATCTACTTATGCCTAAGCTCGAAAAGGTTAGTATCTTTTATCATAATGAATTATTTGCTACACTATCTTCTTTTATATATGGAGTAAAATATTACTTATTATCTTTTTTAACTCTTATTGCCATGGCTTCTACTATTATGTTTATATCCACAGTAAGCCAAACAGTTACAACTGGTGTAGGATTGAGTATAGGTTTCTTATTGTCTTCAATTATATATCCTCAGATTCTTTTAATGTTTTTCGGTAAATTGACAATGAAAGTAGCTAAGTTACAGTTTTTATCATTAACTCATATTCAACATATGGGAATAGCTATTTCTCTTGGAGAGTATCCTTCTCTAGTAGGATGGAATTTTTCAATATTATTAATCTATACAACTATTTTTACAGTATTATCGTATTTATGTTTTACTAAAACTTCTAAATATATTTAAAAAGACATTTATCAATATCATAGCAAGGAGGAAATTAAAATGATAAATCTTGTAGTAAGTGAGTTAGAACGTATTTGGTCACGTTCTAAAACCAAAGTTATTTTAGTAATGCTTATTCTAATTACTTTAATATGGAGTAATAGCATGAGACAGTGGAATGTAGGATTTTATGATGCTAATAATACTATTTCTCTTAATAATCTAAATTTCTCTGTTTTTATTTTAAGAGACCTTCACATATTTCTAATGTTTATAGCTTTACCATTACTTTATACAGATAGTTTAAACGCAGAACATACTATGGGAAGTTATCGTAACATAATTACCCGCCCTTATAAAAAATGGCACTTTATAGTGTCTAAGTTACTTACTCAAACTATAATAACTATTATTGTATTA encodes the following:
- a CDS encoding uracil-xanthine permease family protein — translated: MKDNPNDVNNNSSELLYKIDDKPPLGISILFGFQHIITAFGGIVAVPLVIGQALGLSVSDMALLVSATIFTSGIATFIQSKAIGPVGAKLPCVMGTDFTFVAPSIAIGSKMGLGLSGIFSATIMGSFIEIIASRFFKPLMKFFPPVVTGTVVTLIGTTLLPVAIDWAAGGVGTKGYGSLINFCISLLVLLIIIFLNRYGKGMISSASVLIGIVVGYIISYPFGLVNFQEVKNASWIALPGFLKYGINFSPEAFISFAPAYLVAIISTVGVLFAISEVSQKELTDKSIANGILADGVGSFLAGFLGAGPTTSFSQNVGLIPLTRVASRYVVSISGIILVLLGIFPKFSTLIAIMPNPVLGGAGIVMFGLVAASGIKTLGKVNLNNRNLIIIAVSLGLGLGVTVKPEYISSLPSVFQMIFSSGISTGTVFALLLNILLKEEDNDNEVVT
- a CDS encoding ABC transporter permease subunit, producing the protein MKSLFISEFERLWTKKNTWLIFISIPLVLYASAKYYLSHNVLVTTTSPEFTSFANFPIAAMQEQLITFFNLAVILLLVLSVTEEYRTGQIRMIMIRQISFSKLFFAKFITVIITIFLLITAYYFFSIPIGYLLMPKLEKVSIFYHNELFATLSSFIYGVKYYLLSFLTLIAMASTIMFISTVSQTVTTGVGLSIGFLLSSIIYPQILLMFFGKLTMKVAKLQFLSLTHIQHMGIAISLGEYPSLVGWNFSILLIYTTIFTVLSYLCFTKTSKYI
- the argJ gene encoding bifunctional glutamate N-acetyltransferase/amino-acid acetyltransferase ArgJ — its product is MKVIQGGVTNPKGFKATGFFAGVRKKKNDMALIFSEVPANAVGVFTKNTVKAAPVLWDQQILELKKKVQAVVVNSGNANACTGEIGKKHTEIMAEVVAECLNLKKQEVLVSSTGVIGVLLPIDKITNGIKENYSKLGYSNIDGDLAAEAIMTTDTFPKKIAIELDIDGKIVKIGGIAKGSGMIHPNMGTMLAYITTDVNISRELLDKALKESTLDSYNMISVDGDTSTNDTVIVMANGLAENKKITKENEDYIKFKEALHFVNTSLSQQIVKDGEGAGKFISVTVKGANTKEDARTLTKSVINSNLVKTAFFGEDANWGRIVCALGYTGIDFNLDKTSIYFTSDGKKIDLMRDGVPVEFDEEVAKDILKASEIEVNILLDEGNEEATAWGCDLSYDYVKINADYRT
- a CDS encoding ABC transporter ATP-binding protein produces the protein MKDKKLEIVNLTKNIRKRTIINDMSFEVYKGDICGFLGPNGSGKTTTIRMIMGLVAPTTGSILISGNDVCKDRINALSKVGAIVESPIFFPYMSGRKNLQNLARLNPDMNRKDQLNKVEESLEIVGLKDRGNDKVKTYSLGMNQRLGIAQALLNNPEVIILDEPANGLDPMGMKELRELIIKLNKEKGITFFISSHLLDELQQMCNRFIIINDGKLLWKGSYEELLSRREDSNRLEDVFIELMSQGGNR
- the argC gene encoding N-acetyl-gamma-glutamyl-phosphate reductase, with translation MIKAGIIGATGYVGTELVRLLKNHNNVDIKFITSQSYIDKEYDSIYENFRDVFPMKCTEQNVELIANEVDVIFMALPHGIASKEIDSKILEKTKVIDLGADYRISDREIYENWYNTSHLSSELLDEAVYGLCEINREKIKKARLIANPGCYPTCSILTLAPLFKENIIDIESIIIDAKSGVTGAGRSLNIGTHYTECNESMKAYGIASHRHTPEIEEQLSCIANNNVFVSFTPHLIPMNRGILTTSYAKLKDKLTYEEVKKIYEKHYKDEYFIRLTKENVLPETKWVKGSNFCDIGFKIDDRTGRIIVVGAIDNMIKGAAGQAVQNMNILFGLDESTGINGVSIFPV
- a CDS encoding ATP-binding protein, which encodes MAGKSRKMFPGGNTSEGFYSYFNYILGDDANRIFILKGGPGTGKSSIMKKVAEKLLELEYDIEFFHCASDSESIDAIASPELKIAVLDGTAPHVTDPKFPGAIDEIINLGDFWNSEEIVKNKDEIKKVIVRNSKFYKRAYKYLKAARIIQEDIVWKNEEALNVGQLSVEIQSLVDEILGDIDFTEFIGKERHLFGSAYTPSGLVDYSGNLLQHIVDIYYIKGDFGTGRTKLLENVCKEAVKRGLDVEIFHTPLIPEQIETVILKDLNIALTTSTVAQANNKKVIDLDKYLDEDKLKDYKDDIKEDKRIYEQLIKIAISNLNKAKKNHDEIEKYYAPYMDFSKSQKVIDDIISKSLEFKNKEQ
- a CDS encoding glutamine--tRNA ligase/YqeY domain fusion protein, translating into MSEKQISSNFIRNIVINDLESGKHKEIITRFPPEPNGYLHIGHAKSITLNFELANEFNGKTNLRFDDTNPMKEDAEYVESIKEDVKWLGFEWNNLYFASDYFEEMYNRAILLIKKGKAYVCDLTAEEIREYRGTLTEPGKESPYRDRTIEENLELFEAMCKGKFKDGEKVLRAKIDMTSPNINMRDPVIYRIAHVSHHNTGDKWCIYPMYAFAHPLEDAIEGITHSICTLEFEDQRPFYDWVVNECEMESKPRQIEFARLNLTNTVTSKRKLKQLVDEGIVDGWDDPRMPTISGLRRKGYTPESIRNFCREIGVSKSNSLVDEQMLQHFIREDLKVKSPRTMAVLRPLKIVITNYPEGETEMLEAENNADNPELGSRQIPFSREIYIEQEDFMESPVPKYFRLFPGNEVRLKNAYFIKCTDVVKDENGEIVEVHCTYDPETKSGTGFTGRKVKSTIHWVDAKHAVPAEFRLYEPLILDEENEGESFLDNINHNSLEIVNGFVEPSMKDSKVQDKFQFFRHGYFNVDPRYTSKEKLVFNRIVSLKSSFKIKK